The nucleotide window CGTTCATCTCGATGACCAGCGTCTGTCAGGTGCGCCATCACGTCGACCAGTTTTTCGACGCGCATGGCGTTCGCCGCGTGACGTCGCTGGAGACGTCCTATCTGCAAGCGGTCAGCGAATTCGTCCATCTGGGCATGGGTGTTGCGTTGGCCGATCCGTTCACAGTACATGCCAATCTCGATCGGGTCGTGGCAAGACCGATGCGTCCAAGTCTCGATTTCGGCGTGGGCCTGCTGTATCCGCGGCACCGGCCACTACCGAAGGTTTGCCGCACCTTCATTGCGTTCATGCGCGACTACCGCGACCGGTGTTTCGCCGAGGTTGCGGCGCGCTGCGGTGTTTAGCGTGCTACCAGTCAATCCATCACCCCCATCCGTCAGCTTTTGAAAAGAGACCGCCCCCATGACGACTGATCGCAAAATAAAACTCGGCTTGTCGATGCGCTACCTCGGCTACCACGTAGCCGCGTGGCGCCACCCAGACGTACCGGCCGCGGGCGCGCTCGACTACCGTTACTTTCTGGCGAATGCGCAGAAAGCCGAAGCCGCCAAGTTCGACATGATCTTCTTCGCCGACGGGCTGGGCATCCGGGCGCAGGACAATCCGCGCGGCGCACTGGCCCGGGACATGCGCAACGCCGAGCTGGAGCCGCTCACGCTCTTGGCTGCGATTGCCGCGCACACGTCCAATATCGGTCTGGTTGCGACCGCCTCGACAACTTACAACGAGCCGTTTCACGTGGCCCGCAAATACGCGTCGATCGACCACATCAGCGGCGGGCGTGCCGGCTGGAACGTGGTGACGTCGTGGTCGAACGAGGAGGCACGCAACTTCGGCCGTGACGAGCATTTGGGCTACGAGGAGCGCTACGAGCGTGCCGACGAGTTCGTCGAAGTCGTCAAATCGCTGTGGCAAAGCTGGGAAGACGATGCGTTTGTCCGAGACAAGGCGAGCGGCGTGTTCTACGACGAAGACAAGCTGCATGTGCCGAACCACGCGGGGAAACACTTTCAGGTCCGTGGCCCGCTGAATTCCGCGCGAACGCCGCAGGGGCGGCCGCTCATCGTACAGGCGGGCGCCTCGGAAGCCGGGCGGGCGCTGGCAGCGCGCGAAGCCGATGTGGTCTACAGCAATTCGCACAACCTCGCGCACGCACAGGCGTACTACCGGGATCTGAAGGGGCGACTTGCCGCCCATGGCCGCGCGCCGGACGATCTGCTGATCATGCCGGGACTGACGCCATTCGTCGGTCGAACCCGGCAGGAAGCACAGGACAAGTTCGACCAGTTGCAGGCACTCATCGACCCGATCAGCGGGCTGGCCAGCCTGTATGACGCGCTGGGCGATTTGTCGGGCTATCCCGTGGATGGACCGGTGCCGCAGGTCGAACCCAGCCGCAACATCCGCAGCATTGCCGACAACCTGCTCGCGATGGCGCGCGACGAGCACCTGACGATCCGTCAGTTGTATCAACGCGTGGCCGCGACTTACACCGTGCGAATGGTGATCGGCACCCCGGCGGATGTCGTCGATCAGATGGAGGAATGGTTCAGCAACGAGGCCGCCGACGGTTTCAATATCTGCCCGGCCACACTGCCGCACGGTATCGACGACATGGCCGAGCTGGTCGTGCCTGAGTTGCGTCGCCGGGGACTGTTCCGCAGCGAGTACGAAGGCACAACGCTACGCGGCAACCTCGGGCTGAAGCCGCTGACGCACCGGCAAGGCTGAACGACATCATGACTTCCACCGTCCAGATCCCAGATTTTCAGCAGGCAATGGCGTCGTTCCCCGGCGGCATCACGGCCGTGACGACGCGTAGCGCCGATGGCCCCATCGGCATCATCGCCACCGCCGTATGCAGCCTTTCGGCCGAGCCGCCGTCGATTCTCGTCTGCGTCCACAAACGTGCGTCGGTGCACGACGTCATTCTCGAGGCCGGGCGTTTTGCGGTGAATCTGCTATCGACTGGCCATCGCGAGCTCGTCGCGCGCTTTCAGCAAGAACGTGGGGCAGCGCGCTTCGAGGCCGACCTATGGACGCAACTCGAGACGGGGGCGCCGATTCTCGCCAACGCTGCGGTGGCGCTCGACTGCACGCTGCTCAATACACACGACGGCTACTCCCACACGATCATCGTCGGCGCGGTCGCGGCCACCCGTGTCGGCACGACGCCGGACGCCAGTTGCCTGCTCTGGCACGACAGAACTTATGCGCAAAGCAAACCGCTGACAGTGTGAGGTGACAAATAACGACAGAGGGGTGGGGGGATCCGGATTGACGCCATATCGAAATCACTCTAATCTTTTTGAAGTGTGATTGAAATTCGTCGGACGTACGTTTCACACGTCCTCGTTTGCGTCTCTCTGGTGTTCCCGATCCCTTTTTGCCATGTCATCGAAGCCGAAAGCCGTCACCGCCGCACCGCTGTCCGCGTTCTCCGAGTCTGACCCCGAGGCGTCCGGCCGTGTTGCCGACGAACTGGACCCCGAGGTGCAGGCCAGCGATATGGAGTTGGGTATGCGTTTGCGTGCGATGCGCACCGAGCGCAAGTTCACGCTCAAGGACCTTGCGGCACGCGCCAACATGTCGATCGGCATGCTGAGCCAGATCGAACGTGGCGTGAGTTCCCCGTCGATGCGCTCGCTGCGTCAGCTCTGTCATGCGCTGGGCGTGGATGGGGCGGCGCTGTTCACGTCGATGCCCGCTGTGGCAGAGGACGCGCCGAGCACCACCACCGAGCCAAGCGAGTTCGTCGTCTGGGCGAGCCAGCGCAAACCGCTGCGACTTGCCGGATCGGGCGTCACAAAGTCACGCATCACGCCGCTCAATTGCGCGTCGCTCGAAGCTTTCATGATGGAGCTCGAACCCGGCGCAGCGTCCGATTCGAACCTGTTGGTGCAAAGCGGCGACAAGGTGGGCTACGTGCTCTCCGGCAAGTTGCGCGTCTTCATCGACGACACCACGCTGGTCCTCGGCCCCGGCGACACCTACGGCTTCACTGGTAACCGCCCGTATCGCTGGGAGAACGCGTGGGACGAACCCACGGTGTTCATGGTCGTGAACAGCAACCACTTCTACGTCTGAGCGCAGTAGCAGTGCAGAAGCTGCGCGAACTCCCGGATTCTTTCTCCTATTGTCGGCAGGTAATTTATGGCTAGCGTTCTCCCCAAACAGGTCGATGTCGCGATCATCGGGGCAGGCATCATCGGAATGAGTACCGCGTGGGCGTTGGCCAAAGCAGGCTTGCGCGTGGCGGTGTTCGAGAAGGGCGTCATCGCGGGCGAGCAGTCGTCGCGCAACTGGGGCTGGATTCGTACCGTCGGCCGCGACCATAAGGAACTGCCGCTGGCGATGCAGGCGATTGGTCTGTGGAAGGAGATTCAGGCGCAGCATGACGTGGGCTACCGCCAGACCGGCGTGGCCTATTTAGCGGAATCGCAGGACGATCTGGATGGCTATCGCAAGTGGCTCGACAAGGCGTTGCCGCTGGGCGTGCCCGCCGAATTACTGAACCGCGACCAGTTGCCCGACTTGTTCAAGTCGCGCTCGGCGCGTCACTGGATTGGCGCGCTGCACTGCGCGTCGGATGGTGTGGCTGAGCCCGAACGCGCGACGCAAGCGATTGCCAAGCTGGCGATCGCGGCCGGTGCGCAGGTGTTCGAACAGACCGCCGTGCGCGGTCTCGATCGAGAAGGCGGACGCACGAGCGGCATCGTCACCGAGCAGGGGCGCGTCGCGGCAGATGCCGTGGTGCTGGCCGGTGGCGCGTGGTCGCGTCTGTTCTGTGGCAATACGGGGGTGAGCTTCCCGCAGTTGAAGGTGCACGCATCGGTGCTTCGCACGACGCCGGTGGACGCCGGGCTCGATCTCGCGATCAACGGCAAGGATTTCACGTGCCGCAAGCGCGCGGACGGTGGCTATTCGGTGTCGCAATTGGGCGCGTCGGTCGCTGACCTCACGCCGGACAGCATTCGTCTGTGCCGCCAGTTTTTCCCGGCATGGCTCTCGGAAAAGAAGTATCTGAAGCTGCGCGTCGGCAAACGCTTTCTCGACGAATTGATGATGCCGACCCGCTTTGGGTCGGATGCCGCGACGCCGTTCGAAGCGCATCGCACGCTTGATCCGGCCCCCGGTATGAAGTCGATTGGCGTCGCGCTCGACAAGCTTAAACAGGCCTTCCCGGAATTCCAGCCCGCGCAGGTCGCGCACGCTTGGGCCGGTTTCATCGACGTGACGCCCGACGCCATCCCGGTGATCTCGGGCGTCGACAGCGTGCCCGGCTTTTATCTGGCATCCGGCTTTTCGGGCCACGGCTTCGGTATCGGGCCTGCCGCCGGTGCACTGATGGCCGATCTCGTGCAGGGCAAGACGCCGTTGGTCGATCCGCATCCCTTCCGCCTGTCGAAGTACGACAGGCATTGATTCCTACGTCATTCCCAATTGATAGAAAGAGGTGAGTTGTGGCCGAAAGTCATTCGCATCTGGTGCGTTTCAGCGCGGGTCCTTTGCAGAACCCAGAGATCGGCAAGCCGCGCCGTCCGATGGAAGGCGATACCGTGTTTCGCAGCATGACGGGCTTCGAGGGTAACGGCGGCCGTGCGTCGTCCGGTATCTGGGAAAGTACGGCGGGCAAGTTTCGCTCGGATACCACCGGGTACATCGAATTCGGGTACATCCTCGAAGGCAAGTGCCGCATCGTCGACCCGGATGGCACCGTGCATGCGCTGAAAGCCGGTGATCCGTTCGTGATGCCTGAAGGCTACAAGGGTCACTGGGAAGTCGACGCGTTCGTCAAAAAGGTCTGGTTTGTCTCGCTGACGAACTGACGAGTTTCACCTGCCGGTGGCGGCTGCCAGCCGCCGCCGAGCGCCTTGTATAACGCGACCGATGCCTGAAGTCTCGCGAGTCGCAACTGCACTTGCAGATCCAACGAGGCAAACAAAGTGCGTTGCGTATCAAGCAATGTGAGCATGGTGTCGGCACCGGCACGGTAGCGCGATTGCGCGAGTGTGAACGCCGTACGCGCCTGTGCAAGCTCGCGTTGCTGTGCCGCTTGCTGACGGTCGATACCGTCGATGGCGTTGAGCGACGCCTCGACGTCACCGAACGCCGCAACGATCGTGCGCCGGTAGTCCGCCAGCAGCGCCTCACGCTGCGCAACCCGCAGATCACGCGCGCCCGCCAGCGCGCCGCCATGAAAGATCGGTGCGCTCAAGGCAGCCGCGACGCTGTACACCGGATTCTCCAGCACCGTATTCAAGCGACCACCCGACAACCCAATGCCGCCCGTGAGCGAGACGGACGGCAGCATGCGCCCGCGCGCTTCGAGCACGTCGGCGTCGCTGGCGGCTAGTAAGGCTTCAGCACGCGCAATGTCAGGACGTCGCGCAATCAGATCACGGGGCAGCAATGCCACCGTGGGCGGCGCCGTCAGTGCGTCCAGCATCGGCGTGCTCAGGGCAATATCGCCGAGGTGGTGACCTATCAGGACGGCCAGCGCGTTCTCGCTATCCGTCGCGTCTTGGTTTCGGGCCGCGACATTACGCAACTGCGCCTCGTAAAGCCCTTCCTGTTGGGCGAGATCGAGGGTTGTGGCCTGTCCGGCCTGCGTCTGCGAACGAATGAGGCGCAACACCTGTGCTGCGATGTCGCGTTGTTGCATGGCGATGGACACACGCTCGCGTGCCGCCGCCAGCGATAGCCAAAGATTGGCGGCGCCTGCCGTCACGGTCAGTCGAACGGTGTCGCGGTCGAATGCACTGGCCCGCAGTTGCGCAAGTGCGCTGTCACGGGCGGCGCGATTGGCGCCCCAGAAATCCAGTTCGTAAGTCGCGGTCAATCCCAGTGCTAGCGTGGTGCCGGTCACGTCGGCCTGCCCCCCCATGCGTCCTTGTCTTGACGCGGAGCCTGTACCGTCGAGCGCGGGCAGCAGCGGTGCGCCCGCAATCCGTGCCAGCGCCAGCGCCTGCCGCACACGGGCATAGGCGGCGGCCACATCGAAGCTGTCGCGCTCGGCGAGCGCCACGACCTGATCGAGCGATGCGCTGCCAAAGGCATGCCACCACATTTGATCGACAGGGGCGATCTGCAACGGCACCGCCGACGTCGCGCCGGACTGCCAGACGACAGGCGTTGCGACTTCACGTGGTGCGGGTGGCTCGTGCAACGCGCAGCCGCTGACAAGCAGTGCCGCGCACGCGAGCGATAGGGGGTGCGCTGTGGTATGGCGAGTGATGAATGAAATGAGCTGGCGGCGCATGGCGGTCAATCGCTGGCAAGCGCGACGATAGGATCGAGGCGTGCGGCCTGACGTGCGGGCATGTAGCCGAACACCAATCCGGTAACGAGCGCGCACCCGAAAGCGGCGAGCATGGCCCGCACGGAGAAAACCAAATCGACGCCCCAGAGAATGAGCGCCACGCCGAAGGCAAGTCCGACGACCGTACCCAGCACGCCGCCAACCGTCGATACCATGACTGACTCTGTCAGGAATTGACGCAGGATGTCGGCCTGCCGGGCGCCCGTGGCCATGCGAATGCCGATCTCACGTGTGCGTTCGCGCACCGTCATGAGCATGATGTTCATCACGCCGATACCGCCGACGACGAGTGAAATTGCGGCAATCAGGCCGAGCGTGAGCGTCAGCGTCTGCTGTGCCTCGCTCTGCGCCTTGAGCGAGGCGGCTTGGTTATAGACCTGAAAGTCCTTCACATGATGGGCGTCTGTCAGCACCCGAGTGATCTCCGCCGCCGTGTTGTCGACCTTGTCGAGATCGTGCACGAGCACAGAGATCCACGAGAGGTTTGCGGTGCCGAAAACACGTCGGCTGCCGGTGCTGGAGGGCACGAGCACGACGTCGTCATCATTCGACTGACCCGATGTCGCGCCTTTTTCCGTTAGCACGCCGATGACCTGAAAAGGCACGTTGTTCACCAGTACATATTGGCCTAGCGGATCGGCCGGACCAAACAACTTCATGCTGATGCGCTTACCCAGTACGGCGACGGTCGCCAGTGTGCGTACGTCCTGACGGGTGAAGAACGTGCCGCGCGACACATCCCAGTTCAGCACGTGGGGGGCGTCTTCGGTCACCGCCCACAAGCGTGTGCCGACGTCGACATTGGCCGCACGAACCGTCGTTTTTCCAGCAAAGAAGGGCATGGCGACATCGACATTAGGCACCTGCGCGAGCAGCGCGGCATCTGCTTCGGACAATGTGCCGCCGGGGCCTCGCTCGGTGTCGCCGCCCGGGGTCACATACATCCGGTTGGTGCCGAAACTCGCAATCTTGGCCATGACGGTGCGTTGCGTGCCGGTGCCGATGGCGAGCATCACGATCACAGACGCCACGCCGATGATGATGCCCAGTAGCGTGAGCAGCGTGCGGAAGCGATTGACGAGCAGCACCTGCCACGCGGCTTGCACGGCTTCATGGATATCCGCCCATGGCGACGCGGAGCGTGAAAGCCCGTGGGCCATGGTGGTGGCGAAGTTCTGCGCGTTGAGGGTCCATCCAGCGCCGTCGCTTGGCGCGGAAGAAGACGACTCGGCAGGCGAGGGGAGGGACTCGGCGTCTCGATTCGCTTCACCGGTGTCGGAAACGATCAGCCCGTCACGAATTTCGATGACGCGTCGCGCCTGACTGGCGACGCCCCGATCGTGCGTGATGAGAATCACAGTGTGACCCGCGTCGGCCAGCTCGCGCAGCAATGCCATGACCTCGGCGCCGCTGCGCGTATCGAGCGCCCCAGTCGGCTCGTCCGCGAGAATGATGCGACCGCCATTCATCAGCGCGCGGGCAATCGAAACCCGTTGCTGCTGACCGCCTGAGAGCTGGTGTGGCCGGTGATGAATCCGCCCGTCGAGACCCAGACGCGTCAACAATTCCGCCGCCCGGCGGTGACGATCCGTGCGGGACATACCGGCGTAGACGGCGGGGACTTCGACGTTGTGCAAGGCGTCGAGCGTGCGAATCAGGTGGTAGTTCTGGAATACGAACCCGAACGCCTCGCGGCGCAACCACGCCAGCTCGTCCGCACGGAACGACGCGATGTCCTGACCGGCAAAGCGGTATTGCCCGGAAGTCGGCCGGTCGAGGCAGCCGAGCAGGTTCATCAGTGTCGACTTGCCCGAGCCAGAAGCGCCGACAATTGCGACGAACTCACCTGCATCGATTTGCATCGATACGCCACGTAGCACTTGTGTTGCCGGTGTGCCGCCGGCGCCGCCGTAACTGCGGCAAATGTCGACCAGTTCGATCAGCGGGATACGTGACGTGAGCGGTGATTCGGCGGTTGCCGCCGGGGCGTTGGTTTCGGTTACCACTGGAATCTCCCGGCGCCCGCGCGGACGTTGCTGATCGAGGTGATCAGCGCGTCGCCCTGCTGGAGCCCCTCAAGCACTTCACCATCGAGCCGATCCCGCAAGCCGATGCGTACCTTGCGCTCGACGCGTTTGCCATCGACGAGCACCTTGGCCGTGAAGAGGCCGGCCTGCGCATTCACGGGGACGAGCGGGGTCATGGGCGACAGCAGCACATTCTTCGCCGAGGCGATGACGAAGAACACCTGTGCCGTCATCTCCGGCATGAGTGCGCCGTCGGGGTTGTCGACGTCGACCAGCACGGTATAGAGCACCACCTTGCCGGTGCTGCCCGTCGGACTCTGCTGCGACGCATCGCCACCGTTCTTGTCGAGTGGCGTGGGCGGCGCGGGCAGCACCTGCCGCACCGCGCCGTGCCAGCGTCGCGGCCCGCCGTCGGTCTGGCCGCCCAGTGTCGTGAAATAGACCGGCATACCCGCTTTCACGTGACTGATGTCGGCTTCGGAGACTTGCGTCCACACGGTCATGTGCGACAGGTCGGCGATGCGCATGATCAGCGGCGTCTGGTAGGTGGCGTTCAGCGTCTGGCCCTCGCGGGCGTCGAGTGTGACCACGGTGCCGGTCATGGGCGCGTAAATGCGCGTGTAGCCGAGTTGGGCCTCGTCCCCCTTGAGCGTGGACGTTGCGCCGTTGATCTGCGCATGCAGGTTGTCGATCTTGGCGAGGGCGACATTCAGGTTGGCTTGTGCGGTCTGAACGTCTTCGAGGCGTGTGGATCCGTCGGCCATCATCTGCTGTTGACGCCCCGAACGCTGGCTAGCCAGCACACGTTCGGCCTGCGCCTGCGCAAGCTGCGCATGCAGGCTCGCAAGACTGGCGCGATCGGCGTCGACCTTGGCCTGCTGGACCGCAGGATCGATCTCGACGAGTAGATCGCCCTTGTTCACGCGCGCCCCGGGCTGCACATGGAGGCGGCGAATGGCGCCGGACGCCTGCGCCCCGACGTCGACGTAGCTGCGCGGGCGCAGATTGCCAAGCGCCGTGACGGTCAGCTCCAGGTTGCCCCGGTTGACCGTGGTGGTTTCGACCTGTTCCACGCTGCGAAATATCGTGAACCACAGCACGAATGCCAGCAGCACAACAACGAGAAGGATCAGGGTGCTGCGAATTCGCTTCGGTTTGAATGGCATCGGCTTCGATAGCGTGCACAGCCAACGCCATCGAGGCGCCGGCAAATCATTTGGATGGCGAAGCGGTGGACGGCAGCGGACACCGCACGAGCGGCGCCAAGTATAGAACGATTCTCATTTACAGAGAAATCCTATCGTGCTTGCAGTTTCGATATCCACGGCGTCTTGTCATAAAAATATGACGAAGATGAAGGATATTTAGGCCGAAATGATCAGAATTCGATTGACAGTCGTGGTGTCTATTTTGTAGATTCACCATCTCTAATGAGTAATGATTCTCATTAACTAGCCATAAATCGTTGGCTGATTCGGTACGTTTCCGGGTGATATCCGGATGTCAAAGTACTAAGGAATTCGAACCTTCTGGGAGCAACGCAATGAGCTGGGACGACGAAAACGCAGAATTCGAAGTTGTGATGAACCACGAGGCGCAGTATTCGATCTGGCCGAGCTACAAGGCCATTCCGGGGGGCTGGCACGCGGTCGGCATGAAGGGCAACAAGGCGCAATGCCTGGCCTACATCGAGGAGCATTGGACCGACATGCGCCCGCTGAGCCTGCAAAAGGCAATGGCCGAGCAGGCTGGCCAGCCGGCGAGTGCCGGTGCTTCTGCCTCGGTGCACTGATTGCGCCCGAACCCTGTCACGCTGACTGGCGCCGCCTGAATGCCTGCTCCTCTCACCTTGTTCTGCCTGCCGTATGCCGGGGGCAGTGCCGCGATCTTTCGCGATTGGTCTCGCTCGCTACCCGGCGCGGTTCGTCCCGTCATGCTGCATCCGGCAGGGCGGGGCGTGCGCCACGGTGACGCCCCGGTGCATCGTTGGCCCGAATTCGTCGACGACATGGTTGCGCAGGCGCTGACGCACCTCATGGTGCCGGGGCAGGCGCCGCTGCCGTTCGCAATCTTCGGGCATAGCATGGGCGCCCTCGTGGGGTTGGAACTGGCGCATGCGTTGCGTGCACGGCTAGGCGTCAGCCCGCGCTGGTTTGGCGCGTCGGCAAGTCTTGCGCCGGCGTTGCGCCAGCGTGAAACGCATTGGCTGACCTGCGACGACGCCACCTTCATTGCCGAAGTCCGGCGACTGGGCGGTATGCCGGACAGTCTGCTGAACCACCCCGAGTTCATGGCGCTGGTCATGCCGGCGCTGCGCGCCGACTTTCACCTGTGCGGCACCTACGATCCGCCTGTGCGCGCGCCATTGGCGTGCCCGTTGCTGGCGATCAATGGCGACGACGATGCGCGCTGCGTCGCGCCTGCCAACGACCCGGCCTGGGCCAGCGAGACGACGGGGCCATTTGCCTCGGCGCGAGTGCCGGCCGGGCATTTCTTCATCAATACCCACCGCGACACGCTACTCGCACACGTCATTGCGCAATTGCGCGAGGTGGCCGGTATCACCGAGACGCCTGTCCGGGCGCTCGTCTGACGTCAATACGGAGATGGACATCGTGCAAGGCCTCCCCCCGCTGTTCGATTTCGCCCCCTATCTCGAAGTCCGCGACGACACGTTGCCGCTGATTCGGGAATTCGCGTCGCATATGGCGTTTCGTAGCGCCGTCGTCGAAGAACTGGAACTGGACGAGGATTTCTACCGTCGGCCGTTGCGCCCGGAAGATCTCGAGTTCCTGCAATTCAAGAAGGCCGTGCGCGCCGAGACGGTGAGCCGTCTACCCATGCTGGCGTCCCAGCGCCTGCTCATGTGTATCAACGAGGTGGGCATCGCCCGCATGCCGCGCCCCGGCGATGCGGACGGCTTTGCCAGCGCCGACGCGTTCTATAGCGAGCGCAACCAAGTGCTGGGCGCTCGCATCCGGCCCTACCTTGAGAACTACGCGTATGCGTTTCTCGGCAACGAAGGCAAGGCAGACGCCACGCCTGAATCACTGACGGATGCCCTCGATGCCATCGTGCGTACCGAACACGCGTGGTGGAGCGACATTTTCGCGCTGCTGCAACGCAACGACTATCTGCCCGAAGGTCTGCGCTTCATCATGATTCAACGCTGGAGCCTCGCACCGTCGCGGCGCGCAGCGGTTGGGCGTGCGGTGGCATCTGGCTATTTCGACGCGGTGTCGCCCGACGCTCGTCCGGTCATGACGGACGCAGCGCAAGACGCGCTGTTGACCCGTGTGGCCGGCGCACTCGACCTGACCCGCCGCGAGCATTCGTACTGGCAGTTCTACTTGCCGACCAGTCTCGCGAAGTGCAATTTGCTCTACGCGCTCGGCGCGCGCCCGGACCGCGCTTTCGCGCTGCTCGGCGCGGCGTTTGTCGCCGAAGCCGAGATGCTGGCGTTCTGTCAGGCCGCCGCGGCTGCGTGCCCGCATATGCTGCACGGTTTGCCGATTCAACAACCGCCGCTGGAAGACGCCGTCGCTGACCTGTTGCGCCGAGCGGCCGCTGCGACGACGCAAATCGGCGCGCAGTACGGCGAGCAAGGACTGGGCCGCGTGAGCCAAGGACTTGGCGCAGCCGAACTCATGGGCGCGCGCGGGCGTTGGGATCTCGGCGAACAACTGCGCTGGCTTTCTGCGATTGAGCGTTATGTGGCTTTCGCGAAGCAAGTGGAAGGGCGCATCGAAGCTGAGTGCCCGGGCATCGACCGTGAGACGTTTGTCGAGCCGCGCGAGATGTGTTCCACCACGCACGTGCACAACGACCACCGGCTTGTGGTGATCGAGTCGGGCGACATGATCTTCTGGGGCAATCTCGGCATGCAACTGAAGATGAAGCAGGGCGACAGCGTGCTGATTCCCGATGGCCGTCTGCATGGCTCGACGGTTGTCTCGCACGAGTGCACCTATCACCAGCCGATCATTCCTGACGCGTGGTTCGAAGCCCTGCATACCGGCAACGCGCCGAACGCCCCGGCACCGAAGTCCTCTGCCGCGCTCGCCTGAGCCGGTGCACCCCATGCCCGTTCGCGGCGACGCCAGCGCCCCCACGTAGCGCCGGCGACCTGATTGTCTCAAGGCTATCGAATCGAATAGCCGATTACTGATTTCCTAGGCACGTTCATGCGTCCCGCCGCGACTCGTTTCGACTCGCGGTGGTCGATGCGTGACGCAATGACAGCCGGCCCGGGCCGGCACGCGCAGTTTCGACGGAGAAGCTCATGCAGCTCGACCCCCGCGATGTTCTTGATTCCCCCCGTTCGACAGAGTCTTCCCCTGCGCCCCGGCGCGCCACCGCGAGCGATTGGCGCTCGCGCGTCATTCTCGGTGAACAGGTCGGCGGCATCGACCTGCCTGATTGGCTGGAGACGTCCTACGAAACGCTTCGCTCGCAGGTCATGCACCCGGAGTACCCGTGCTTCTTCGGCACCATTGCCGAGCGTCGCGGCGAGATGTTCTACACGTTCGTGAACGGCAAGGACAACGCGACGCTGCCCGCGACGATGCTCACGTTCGCGCGGCTCGCATCGCAACCGGAGTTCCGGCGCAACAACATCGCCATCTTTTATGAACCCGACGCCACGCCGCTGACGCACAACGAATATCACGACCTGTTCTGGGGCACGTTGCAGTATCTGCATGACGTCGATCCCGATCCGGAAGCCGACCAGCAGGTGCCGCCGTCGCACGAAGACTGGGAGTTCGGCTACGGCGGGCTGCAAATGTTTGTGGTCTGTGCGTGTCCGTCGTTCTCGCACCGGCACAGCCGCAACCTCGGGCCGGGCATGGTGCTGCTGTTCCAGCCGCGTGCGGTCTTCGTGGACACCATCACGAACAAGGTAATCGGCCGTCAGGCGCGCGAACAAGTGCGCGAGCGATTGCGCAAGTGGGACGCCGTCGGTCCGCATCCGGACCTCGGTTTTTATGGCGACCCGGGCAATCTTGAATGG belongs to Pandoraea norimbergensis and includes:
- a CDS encoding LLM class flavin-dependent oxidoreductase; translated protein: MTTDRKIKLGLSMRYLGYHVAAWRHPDVPAAGALDYRYFLANAQKAEAAKFDMIFFADGLGIRAQDNPRGALARDMRNAELEPLTLLAAIAAHTSNIGLVATASTTYNEPFHVARKYASIDHISGGRAGWNVVTSWSNEEARNFGRDEHLGYEERYERADEFVEVVKSLWQSWEDDAFVRDKASGVFYDEDKLHVPNHAGKHFQVRGPLNSARTPQGRPLIVQAGASEAGRALAAREADVVYSNSHNLAHAQAYYRDLKGRLAAHGRAPDDLLIMPGLTPFVGRTRQEAQDKFDQLQALIDPISGLASLYDALGDLSGYPVDGPVPQVEPSRNIRSIADNLLAMARDEHLTIRQLYQRVAATYTVRMVIGTPADVVDQMEEWFSNEAADGFNICPATLPHGIDDMAELVVPELRRRGLFRSEYEGTTLRGNLGLKPLTHRQG
- a CDS encoding flavin reductase family protein translates to MTSTVQIPDFQQAMASFPGGITAVTTRSADGPIGIIATAVCSLSAEPPSILVCVHKRASVHDVILEAGRFAVNLLSTGHRELVARFQQERGAARFEADLWTQLETGAPILANAAVALDCTLLNTHDGYSHTIIVGAVAATRVGTTPDASCLLWHDRTYAQSKPLTV
- a CDS encoding helix-turn-helix domain-containing protein; its protein translation is MSSKPKAVTAAPLSAFSESDPEASGRVADELDPEVQASDMELGMRLRAMRTERKFTLKDLAARANMSIGMLSQIERGVSSPSMRSLRQLCHALGVDGAALFTSMPAVAEDAPSTTTEPSEFVVWASQRKPLRLAGSGVTKSRITPLNCASLEAFMMELEPGAASDSNLLVQSGDKVGYVLSGKLRVFIDDTTLVLGPGDTYGFTGNRPYRWENAWDEPTVFMVVNSNHFYV
- a CDS encoding NAD(P)/FAD-dependent oxidoreductase encodes the protein MASVLPKQVDVAIIGAGIIGMSTAWALAKAGLRVAVFEKGVIAGEQSSRNWGWIRTVGRDHKELPLAMQAIGLWKEIQAQHDVGYRQTGVAYLAESQDDLDGYRKWLDKALPLGVPAELLNRDQLPDLFKSRSARHWIGALHCASDGVAEPERATQAIAKLAIAAGAQVFEQTAVRGLDREGGRTSGIVTEQGRVAADAVVLAGGAWSRLFCGNTGVSFPQLKVHASVLRTTPVDAGLDLAINGKDFTCRKRADGGYSVSQLGASVADLTPDSIRLCRQFFPAWLSEKKYLKLRVGKRFLDELMMPTRFGSDAATPFEAHRTLDPAPGMKSIGVALDKLKQAFPEFQPAQVAHAWAGFIDVTPDAIPVISGVDSVPGFYLASGFSGHGFGIGPAAGALMADLVQGKTPLVDPHPFRLSKYDRH
- a CDS encoding cupin domain-containing protein, encoding MAESHSHLVRFSAGPLQNPEIGKPRRPMEGDTVFRSMTGFEGNGGRASSGIWESTAGKFRSDTTGYIEFGYILEGKCRIVDPDGTVHALKAGDPFVMPEGYKGHWEVDAFVKKVWFVSLTN
- a CDS encoding efflux transporter outer membrane subunit, giving the protein MRRQLISFITRHTTAHPLSLACAALLVSGCALHEPPAPREVATPVVWQSGATSAVPLQIAPVDQMWWHAFGSASLDQVVALAERDSFDVAAAYARVRQALALARIAGAPLLPALDGTGSASRQGRMGGQADVTGTTLALGLTATYELDFWGANRAARDSALAQLRASAFDRDTVRLTVTAGAANLWLSLAAARERVSIAMQQRDIAAQVLRLIRSQTQAGQATTLDLAQQEGLYEAQLRNVAARNQDATDSENALAVLIGHHLGDIALSTPMLDALTAPPTVALLPRDLIARRPDIARAEALLAASDADVLEARGRMLPSVSLTGGIGLSGGRLNTVLENPVYSVAAALSAPIFHGGALAGARDLRVAQREALLADYRRTIVAAFGDVEASLNAIDGIDRQQAAQQRELAQARTAFTLAQSRYRAGADTMLTLLDTQRTLFASLDLQVQLRLARLQASVALYKALGGGWQPPPAGETRQFVSETNQTFLTNASTSQ